In Defluviitalea raffinosedens, the DNA window CGGTGGAGGAAATGCCCTATGAACCTTCAACTGAAGGGGGCCCTGAAGAAGCATATCTTCGTCAAGAAAAATCCAATGAAGTTATGGATGCCTTAAATGCTCTTCCTGATATGTATAGGATTCCTATCATATTGTTTCATCAGCAAGGCTTATCTTACCAAGAAATATCAGATGTTATTAACGAACCCTTGTCAAAAGTGAAAAACCGGATCTTTAGGGCTAGAAAAATGTTAAAAGAATATCTTTTGAACTCAAAGGAGGGTGGAATATATGGAATGTAATCATGCAGATAAGCTGATGATGAAATATATGGATGGAATTCTCACTATGGAAGAGGCACAAAAGCTCAATTTTCATATTACGGAATGTGAATCTTGCCGGGAAAGCTTTTTTACTTATCAAATGGTGATGGATGAGCTTAGGGATGAATCGGCAATGAAAGCACCGGATGGTTTTGAATCGGAAGTTATGGCAAAAATAAAAGACATTGAAATAGACTATAAATTAAAAGAACCGATGCCTATCGAGAATATTTCTGCGATGCTATGGGGAGTATTTTCTTTGCTGTTTGGAATAGGCGTATTGCTTTGCATTTACAATCAGCCGGTTTTAAAGTTTTTGCTTGAGAACCCTTATACCAAGGATTGGGCACAAGCTATGATTCCTACGATGGATCTGTTAAATGAATATATTAATGACATAAAGACAAAACTACAGGAGTTTGTATCGGACGGAGGTCAAATTTTTACAGTTGTAAAAATGATTGCGGTACCTGTTTTAACTGTTCTTGCTTCAATAAAATATTATATTTACCGTAAGAAAAAGGTAGAGATATGAGAAAATCCCGATTCTTATATGGCGTTTTATTATTCATAATGTTCACAGCCGTTTCTTATGCTGTTACTGTTTATAATGAAGAAAGTCAGTTTTCTGGCTTACAATTCATGAAGCAGATTGAACTACAAGAGAAAACAAAAGGAGATACTCTTCTTTTGTTTTCTGATATACATATTTCGGGTACTCATTCAGGGAATATGTATGTAATCGAAGGGGAAATTTCAATTGACGGAATCGTCAATGGAGATATTTATATTTATGGTGGGAAAATATATATTGGTGAGACAGGAATAGTAAATGGGAAAATCAGAACCCTTTCATCCAATGTAGTATATCATCAAAAAGCGCAGGTTAACGGATCTATTGAACCTTTAATGGCTACTTTAAGGATTTTTATAAAACAGTGGGATGAAACACTGTTTTATCATTACACGGATGGCATTCCTTATTTTATTATCCAGTTGGCTAGAGCTGTTTTACAAGTCATCATAAGCCTGTTATTTTTATCACTTTCTGGCAGAACGGTTTTATTACAGGGTATTGTCTTAATCAATCAGACAAAGGATGTTCTGTATTTAGGAACAGTGATTTATTTAATGGGAATTGCACTTATACTGCTTTTTACTTTATCTTTAGTAGGATTTCCTTTTGCACTTTTATTAATCATAGTTGGTTTGCTGTTTGCCAGCTTGGGTATTACTGCTTTATCCGTGGTTATTGGAGAGTGGATTTTAGAAAGAATGGCCATATCCCAGGATGTATATATAAAATTTTGGATAGGGATAGGTATATTGGAATTAATAAAAAACATTCCTGTTGTGGGAGGAATGAGCAGAGTACTCATAATTCCTCTTCTTAGTTTGGGTATGTTTGCTCAAGTGATTCTGAATAAACTGTTAAATGTCCCCATTGCCTTTATCGAAGAAACTTACGAGAATAAATTTAATCCTTATTATCAGGCGAAACTTTATGAGACAATAACCAGAGACTTGAACAGGAGGGGGAAATGAGAGTGAAAAAATTCTTTGCAATTATTGTTCTCCTGATTTGCGTGGGCGCATACTATTATGGAGCAAAAGAAAAAGCCGTTAAGCAAGAAAAAACAACGGAATTTGATAAGATCATAGAAATGAGTAAGGAAGCAAATTATTTCAACGACCCTGATCAGCTCATGATAATGAATAATAGAATTATTTCCTATTTATATGGTGGGAAAGCAGAAGATGATCAAATCGAGCAGCTCGTTTCTATTCAAAGGACCTTGCTGGATAATGAGTTGCTGGAGATTAATCCTTTTGAAGCTCAATTAAGTAAAATCAAGGGAAAATTAGAAGAGTATAAGGAGAATAATTTAAAAGTAATTCAAATTAAGCAGCAATCCGCACAATACGATGGAAAAAATACTAATATTGCAAAAGTGAAGGTCATTCAATATATGAATGGAGGAAACGATCATTATCTGGAATATTATCTGAGAAAACAGCCAGACGAGACATGGAGAATTCTTGGGTGGGAAGTAATAGACGAATTTGAGATATCGGAGGAATTGAAAATATGAAAAACAGTGAGGATATTTATATATTAGCAGTTGAAACTTCATGCGATGAAACGGCTGCATCAGTTGTCAGAAATGGAAGGGATGTTTTGTCCAATGTCATTTCATCCCAAATAGATCTTCATAAGCAAT includes these proteins:
- a CDS encoding RNA polymerase sigma factor; amino-acid sequence: MEDYEIIQCCLQGKKEMFEELVSRYKNLVYSIILRMTNDSEEANDLAQEVFIKVYRNLDKYEPTYKFSTWIMRITTNLVIDSRRKQKQSTISVEEMPYEPSTEGGPEEAYLRQEKSNEVMDALNALPDMYRIPIILFHQQGLSYQEISDVINEPLSKVKNRIFRARKMLKEYLLNSKEGGIYGM
- a CDS encoding anti-sigma factor family protein, encoding MECNHADKLMMKYMDGILTMEEAQKLNFHITECESCRESFFTYQMVMDELRDESAMKAPDGFESEVMAKIKDIEIDYKLKEPMPIENISAMLWGVFSLLFGIGVLLCIYNQPVLKFLLENPYTKDWAQAMIPTMDLLNEYINDIKTKLQEFVSDGGQIFTVVKMIAVPVLTVLASIKYYIYRKKKVEI
- a CDS encoding DUF6715 family protein, with amino-acid sequence MRVKKFFAIIVLLICVGAYYYGAKEKAVKQEKTTEFDKIIEMSKEANYFNDPDQLMIMNNRIISYLYGGKAEDDQIEQLVSIQRTLLDNELLEINPFEAQLSKIKGKLEEYKENNLKVIQIKQQSAQYDGKNTNIAKVKVIQYMNGGNDHYLEYYLRKQPDETWRILGWEVIDEFEISEELKI
- a CDS encoding polymer-forming cytoskeletal protein; this encodes MRKSRFLYGVLLFIMFTAVSYAVTVYNEESQFSGLQFMKQIELQEKTKGDTLLLFSDIHISGTHSGNMYVIEGEISIDGIVNGDIYIYGGKIYIGETGIVNGKIRTLSSNVVYHQKAQVNGSIEPLMATLRIFIKQWDETLFYHYTDGIPYFIIQLARAVLQVIISLLFLSLSGRTVLLQGIVLINQTKDVLYLGTVIYLMGIALILLFTLSLVGFPFALLLIIVGLLFASLGITALSVVIGEWILERMAISQDVYIKFWIGIGILELIKNIPVVGGMSRVLIIPLLSLGMFAQVILNKLLNVPIAFIEETYENKFNPYYQAKLYETITRDLNRRGK